One window of the Pradoshia eiseniae genome contains the following:
- a CDS encoding DEAD/DEAH box helicase, with amino-acid sequence MSAKAVFIEELNEGLKKEWEQAGFKEPTAVQSKAYGPVMEGADCIVESPTGTGKTLAYVLPVLNKIAPAEQKVQAVFVAPSRELVMQIFEVVQTWAKSSGITAASFIGGANPKRQLEKLKKHPHIVIGTPGRLEELIKQKKLKMHGVKTIVLDEGDQLLIPEHMSTVGAILHSAMRDRQVLLFSATLPKQLEEEAAQWMNEPVSIRISKEETVQSKVDHIYFVTEQRDKILLLEKLAKMQGMRALVFGRDIGNLDVMASKLSYKKVDLAVIHGDSKKMDREKAIRSFRQGKLPVLLATDVAARGLDIEGLPYVIHVDFPESIAQYVHRSGRTGRQGASGTVISIVTPREERELRKYARELKLELKKKELFKGKIVDERPVYPKKRPAVKPQKKK; translated from the coding sequence ATGAGCGCGAAAGCTGTATTTATAGAGGAATTAAATGAAGGACTGAAAAAAGAATGGGAGCAAGCTGGATTTAAGGAACCGACAGCCGTTCAATCGAAGGCATATGGACCTGTGATGGAGGGAGCTGATTGTATCGTTGAGTCCCCGACAGGAACGGGCAAGACGCTAGCCTATGTGCTGCCGGTACTAAATAAGATTGCTCCTGCTGAGCAGAAGGTACAGGCTGTTTTCGTGGCGCCGTCACGTGAATTGGTTATGCAAATTTTTGAGGTTGTGCAAACATGGGCAAAAAGCAGCGGCATCACGGCTGCATCCTTCATTGGAGGGGCAAATCCAAAACGGCAGCTTGAGAAATTGAAGAAGCATCCGCATATCGTGATTGGCACGCCTGGCAGGCTAGAGGAATTAATCAAGCAAAAGAAACTGAAGATGCATGGAGTAAAGACCATCGTTCTTGATGAGGGCGATCAGCTTCTAATTCCTGAACATATGTCCACTGTTGGGGCCATTCTTCATTCAGCGATGCGTGATCGTCAAGTTCTGCTCTTCTCAGCGACACTGCCAAAGCAGCTTGAAGAGGAAGCAGCCCAATGGATGAATGAACCTGTCAGCATTCGAATTTCAAAGGAAGAAACCGTGCAATCGAAGGTCGATCATATTTATTTTGTGACCGAACAGCGCGATAAGATCCTTCTCCTTGAGAAGCTCGCCAAAATGCAGGGAATGAGAGCACTCGTCTTCGGCAGAGATATTGGCAATCTTGATGTCATGGCTTCTAAGCTCTCCTATAAAAAGGTTGACCTTGCTGTTATTCATGGCGATTCGAAGAAGATGGACAGAGAGAAGGCTATTCGTTCCTTCCGGCAAGGAAAGCTTCCGGTTTTGCTTGCGACAGATGTCGCGGCAAGGGGGCTTGATATTGAGGGCCTACCGTATGTCATCCATGTAGATTTCCCGGAATCCATCGCCCAATATGTCCATCGCTCCGGCCGCACAGGACGCCAAGGAGCAAGTGGAACAGTGATTTCGATTGTGACGCCGCGTGAGGAGCGAGAGCTGCGCAAATATGCTCGTGAACTTAAGCTAGAGCTGAAAAAGAAAGAATTATTTAAAGGGAAGATTGTCGATGAGCGGCCAGTCTATCCGAAGAAGCGTCCGGCTGTGAAGCCGCAAAAGAAAAAATAA
- a CDS encoding YkuS family protein, producing MTKIGVEQSLTDIHEALAELGYEVTELRHAADAAGVDFDFCVVTGLDTNVMGIQEARTDASIIEANGMTANEIVNEIRSRLNQ from the coding sequence ATGACTAAAATAGGTGTCGAGCAATCATTAACTGATATTCATGAGGCCTTGGCTGAGCTAGGGTATGAGGTGACAGAATTGCGCCATGCAGCGGATGCTGCTGGGGTCGATTTTGATTTTTGTGTTGTCACGGGACTAGACACAAATGTCATGGGCATACAGGAAGCCAGAACCGACGCGTCTATTATTGAGGCGAATGGCATGACGGCGAATGAAATTGTAAATGAAATCAGAAGCAGGCTCAATCAATAA
- a CDS encoding Xaa-Pro dipeptidyl-peptidase, protein MRKKVWSIGLCSVLSLTLLAGGNSWTAEAKNGQNLPASLKTAAKGNIPDWNGIPLNGLIPETASDATRIELENGMTKPIYSTDEAIIEELFVETEVDSDRDGKRDRVSIKVYRPKTEPGVKVPVIYEMSPYRSGILNVPVYNVDVELNPVEHPGKGNGRGGKPFALAKGQPANLGSLGNYYVPRGYGVILAESIGTGKSNGCPTTGDEREILGTKAVIDWLNGRAKAYAGDGREVSADWSTGNVGMTGTSYNGTLPNAVAATGVDGLKTIIPVAAISSWYDYYRANGAVIAPGGYQGEDTDNMAEAVLTRDNPQVCKDVIAELTAEQDRETGDYNEFWADRDYVKDAKNIEASVLVVHGLNDWNVKTKQFSQWWEALGENNVPRRLWLHQGGHSSPSGNNWPQLQNRWFDYYLYGIENGVMNEPAVDIQREDRTWTKETSWPAAGSAPTRLHLTGEGNDLGKLQLKPVPNKPHNKQIIIDDPMKKANTLIADPELNSSNRLAYMTPALTDSVRLSGTPKVSIRASIDRPVANLTALLVDYSNSSPVIVSRGWMDPQNLKSDDRSKSLVPGKDYTFEWEMEPKDYVFKAGHQIGIVLIASDYDYTIRPKAGTKINVIPTRSEITLPIVGGRSAFKH, encoded by the coding sequence TTGAGGAAAAAAGTTTGGTCAATTGGTTTATGTTCTGTATTATCTCTTACATTATTAGCTGGGGGAAATTCATGGACAGCAGAAGCGAAAAACGGTCAAAATCTGCCCGCATCATTAAAAACAGCAGCTAAGGGGAATATTCCAGATTGGAATGGAATACCGCTAAATGGACTGATTCCGGAAACGGCTTCAGACGCAACGAGAATTGAACTGGAAAATGGTATGACAAAGCCAATCTATTCAACTGACGAGGCGATAATAGAGGAATTATTTGTCGAGACCGAGGTAGACAGCGACAGGGATGGGAAGCGTGACCGCGTGTCTATTAAAGTGTACCGGCCCAAAACGGAACCAGGTGTTAAAGTACCCGTCATTTATGAGATGAGTCCCTATCGCTCTGGAATTTTAAATGTTCCCGTCTATAATGTCGATGTGGAGCTAAATCCCGTTGAACACCCTGGGAAAGGGAATGGACGAGGAGGAAAGCCATTCGCGCTTGCCAAAGGCCAGCCTGCTAATCTTGGCTCCTTGGGGAATTACTATGTCCCTCGCGGTTATGGGGTTATTCTTGCAGAAAGTATTGGGACAGGTAAATCGAATGGTTGTCCAACAACAGGAGATGAACGTGAAATTCTTGGCACGAAGGCTGTTATTGATTGGTTAAATGGGCGAGCAAAAGCTTATGCAGGAGACGGTAGAGAGGTATCCGCTGATTGGTCCACAGGCAACGTGGGGATGACAGGTACTTCCTACAACGGGACCTTGCCGAATGCGGTTGCTGCAACAGGTGTCGATGGACTAAAAACGATTATCCCAGTTGCCGCAATTAGCAGCTGGTATGACTATTATCGTGCAAACGGAGCAGTTATCGCTCCTGGTGGCTATCAAGGTGAAGATACAGACAATATGGCTGAAGCTGTCCTCACTCGTGACAATCCGCAGGTATGTAAGGATGTCATTGCTGAGCTAACAGCCGAACAGGACAGAGAAACAGGGGACTACAATGAATTCTGGGCAGACCGTGATTATGTGAAGGATGCCAAGAATATCGAGGCTAGTGTTCTTGTGGTACATGGGCTGAATGATTGGAATGTTAAAACAAAGCAATTCTCACAGTGGTGGGAAGCATTAGGAGAAAATAATGTCCCCCGCAGATTATGGCTCCATCAGGGTGGCCATTCAAGTCCGTCAGGCAATAACTGGCCGCAATTACAAAATAGATGGTTTGATTATTATCTCTATGGGATCGAAAATGGAGTCATGAATGAGCCGGCGGTAGATATCCAGCGTGAGGACAGAACGTGGACGAAGGAAACAAGCTGGCCTGCAGCTGGTTCTGCTCCGACAAGGTTGCATTTGACAGGCGAGGGGAATGATTTAGGTAAGTTACAGCTGAAGCCGGTTCCGAATAAGCCGCATAACAAGCAAATAATCATTGATGACCCAATGAAAAAGGCCAATACACTCATTGCCGACCCAGAGCTAAATTCCTCCAACCGGCTGGCTTATATGACTCCTGCACTAACTGATTCAGTCCGGCTGAGCGGAACGCCGAAAGTCAGTATTCGTGCAAGCATAGATCGTCCGGTTGCCAACTTAACGGCCTTACTCGTTGATTACAGCAATTCAAGCCCAGTCATCGTATCGCGCGGCTGGATGGATCCGCAAAATCTCAAATCCGATGACCGCTCTAAATCATTGGTTCCTGGCAAGGATTACACGTTTGAATGGGAAATGGAGCCTAAGGATTACGTATTTAAGGCAGGTCACCAGATTGGGATTGTCCTTATCGCCAGCGATTATGACTATACAATTCGTCCAAAAGCCGGTACAAAAATTAATGTCATTCCAACCCGCAGTGAAATTACATTGCCTATAGTCGGCGGTCGCAGTGCGTTTAAGCATTAA
- a CDS encoding class I SAM-dependent methyltransferase — MSVYTYIDLLSILGIGGAHPGGIKATDIMLGGESIGPETVILDAGCGTGQTSAYLSSRYGAKVLALDNHPLMAEKARQRFSMQSLPVKVIESSLESMPLATGSVDYCLSESVLSFADFYASAKEIHRVLKSSGVLYAIELTIDGPARQEEKHVIGSFYGFRQMWNEEEWKAACLYAGFRHVEIRELPSFYDDEEPLTDFYPSDDVPEQVFQLLSQHEQMLKQYRHLMNYRIIRAQK; from the coding sequence ATGTCAGTGTATACGTATATAGATCTATTATCAATCCTAGGAATTGGGGGAGCCCATCCAGGCGGAATTAAAGCAACCGATATCATGCTTGGAGGAGAATCGATTGGACCTGAAACCGTGATTCTTGATGCGGGGTGCGGGACGGGGCAAACGAGTGCCTATCTTTCATCACGGTATGGAGCAAAAGTATTGGCGCTTGATAACCATCCGCTAATGGCAGAAAAGGCAAGACAGCGCTTTAGCATGCAAAGCCTGCCTGTTAAGGTCATAGAATCCTCTCTTGAATCCATGCCACTCGCTACAGGCTCCGTTGATTATTGTCTATCAGAATCTGTCCTTTCCTTTGCTGACTTTTATGCCTCGGCAAAAGAAATACATCGGGTATTAAAGAGTAGTGGTGTCCTTTACGCTATTGAGCTGACGATAGACGGACCGGCCAGGCAGGAGGAGAAGCATGTAATCGGGTCGTTTTATGGATTCCGGCAAATGTGGAACGAAGAGGAGTGGAAGGCTGCCTGTCTTTATGCGGGATTCCGCCATGTAGAGATTCGCGAGCTCCCATCCTTCTACGATGATGAGGAACCGCTGACTGACTTCTACCCATCGGATGACGTTCCGGAACAGGTTTTCCAATTGTTATCCCAGCATGAACAAATGCTCAAGCAATACAGGCATCTAATGAACTACCGGATTATACGGGCACAGAAGTGA
- a CDS encoding glutamine--tRNA ligase/YqeY domain fusion protein: MVEHNTSNFIRNIVIDDVESGKTKEVITRFPPEPNGYLHIGHAKSIVLNFDIADEFGGKTNLRFDDTNPVKEDVEFVESIKKDVEWLGYNWDGLFFASDYFEEMYSRAILLIEKGLAYVDDLSADQIREYRGTLTEPGKESPFRGRSVEENLDLFKRMRDGEFRDGEKVLRAKIDMSSPNINLRDPVIYRIAHVPHHNTGTKWCIYPMYAFAHPIEDAIEGVTHSICTLEFEDQRPFYDWVIKECEMPAVPRQYEFGRLNLTNTVMSKRKLKQLVEEGYVDGWDDPRMPTLSGLRRRGYTPEAIRNFCREIGVAKTSGIVDEKMLEHFVREDLKLKAPRTMGILKPLKVVITNYPEGEIEMLDAEINPENPEMGMRKIPFGREIYIEQEDFMEDPPKKYFRLFPGNEVRLKHAYFIKCEEVIKDADGNVVELHCTYDPETKSGTGFTGRKVKGTIHWVEATQAIPAEFRLYEPLILDEDAEKEGGSFLDHVNPNSLIIEQGFVEPNMKDVKGNDKFQFFRHGYFNVDPKNESDKLIFNLIVSLKSSFKL, translated from the coding sequence ATGGTGGAACATAATACGTCCAATTTTATACGCAACATCGTCATTGATGATGTAGAATCAGGCAAAACAAAAGAAGTCATCACCCGTTTCCCGCCGGAACCGAATGGCTATTTGCATATCGGCCATGCTAAATCGATTGTGCTGAATTTTGACATCGCTGATGAGTTCGGCGGCAAGACAAACTTGCGCTTTGATGATACCAATCCTGTGAAGGAGGATGTGGAGTTTGTCGAATCAATTAAGAAAGATGTAGAATGGCTTGGCTACAACTGGGACGGACTGTTTTTTGCCTCTGATTATTTTGAGGAAATGTACAGCCGAGCAATCCTTTTGATTGAAAAAGGTTTAGCCTATGTGGATGACCTTTCTGCCGATCAAATCCGGGAATACCGCGGCACATTAACTGAACCAGGCAAGGAGAGCCCTTTCCGCGGCCGTTCTGTGGAAGAGAATCTCGACTTGTTCAAACGGATGCGAGATGGAGAATTTAGAGACGGGGAGAAAGTTCTTCGTGCCAAGATCGATATGAGTTCACCAAACATCAATCTTCGTGACCCTGTTATTTACCGAATCGCTCATGTACCACACCATAACACTGGCACAAAATGGTGCATCTATCCAATGTATGCGTTCGCTCACCCAATTGAGGATGCGATTGAAGGCGTGACTCATTCTATTTGTACACTTGAATTCGAGGACCAGCGTCCATTCTATGACTGGGTAATTAAAGAATGCGAAATGCCAGCTGTGCCAAGACAATATGAGTTCGGTCGTTTGAATTTGACAAACACAGTCATGAGCAAGCGCAAATTGAAGCAGCTTGTTGAAGAAGGCTATGTCGATGGCTGGGATGACCCGCGTATGCCGACCCTATCCGGTCTAAGAAGACGCGGCTACACACCGGAAGCAATCCGTAACTTCTGCCGTGAAATTGGCGTAGCTAAAACAAGCGGAATCGTCGATGAAAAGATGCTTGAGCATTTCGTCCGCGAAGACTTGAAATTAAAAGCGCCGCGTACAATGGGGATTTTAAAGCCGCTTAAGGTTGTGATCACGAATTATCCAGAAGGCGAAATCGAAATGCTTGATGCAGAGATTAATCCGGAGAACCCGGAAATGGGCATGCGCAAAATCCCGTTCGGCCGTGAAATCTACATCGAGCAAGAGGACTTCATGGAAGACCCTCCGAAGAAATATTTCCGTCTCTTCCCTGGTAACGAGGTTCGCTTAAAGCATGCTTACTTCATTAAATGTGAAGAAGTCATCAAAGATGCGGACGGAAATGTGGTCGAGCTGCACTGTACGTATGACCCAGAAACGAAGAGCGGCACTGGATTTACTGGCCGCAAAGTAAAAGGAACAATTCACTGGGTCGAAGCTACCCAAGCTATCCCGGCTGAATTCCGTCTATACGAGCCCCTCATCCTTGATGAGGATGCGGAGAAAGAAGGCGGCTCATTCCTTGACCATGTAAATCCAAACTCCTTGATCATTGAGCAAGGATTCGTGGAGCCGAACATGAAGGATGTCAAAGGAAATGACAAGTTCCAATTCTTCCGCCACGGCTATTTTAACGTCGATCCGAAGAATGAATCAGACAAATTAATCTTTAACTTGATTGTCTCCTTAAAGAGTTCATTCAAGCTTTAA
- a CDS encoding YckD family protein translates to MKKWTLIVLAGIMMATASFTSLSPPVQAAEEKVPAPAEKSLTDAQKTELEAMHKDALQREKDIIHKYVEYGVMTKDTADMILEHMDKRFEKVKANGYIPPRHFGKLPMPHQKPEPRTND, encoded by the coding sequence ATGAAGAAATGGACGTTAATTGTTTTGGCAGGCATCATGATGGCAACAGCCTCATTTACCAGTCTTAGCCCACCCGTTCAGGCTGCAGAGGAGAAGGTGCCAGCTCCGGCAGAGAAATCACTGACAGATGCGCAGAAAACAGAGCTTGAAGCCATGCATAAGGATGCCCTTCAGCGTGAGAAGGATATTATCCATAAATATGTGGAATATGGTGTGATGACAAAGGATACAGCCGATATGATTCTCGAGCATATGGACAAGCGCTTTGAGAAAGTAAAAGCAAATGGCTATATTCCCCCTAGGCATTTTGGAAAGCTGCCGATGCCTCATCAGAAGCCTGAACCGCGCACAAATGATTAA
- a CDS encoding AraC family transcriptional regulator, with the protein MIEYGQWPLEKRGILNEDFRVFHLKDRITKDVDYHYHDFHKIIIFLKGNVTYMIEGKAYKLRPWDTLIISQSQIHKPIIDPSEDYERIIIWFNPEMIAEHNREDANLLECFEVAMNRDNNRLRLFEEQLRKVKRIVNDFLEEEDSPAFGNDILKRTLLIQLIILLNRSILDINRRNPSIDVQFDQNINEIVTYINQHLDGDLSVGHLASLVFLSKYHLMRKFKAYTGYTLHQYIVQKRLMYAKALMAEGLRLTDVCQSAGFNDYSGFVRAFKKEFGISPREYLKVKKTV; encoded by the coding sequence ATGATTGAATATGGGCAATGGCCGCTTGAAAAACGGGGCATTCTAAATGAAGATTTCCGCGTTTTCCATTTGAAGGACCGCATCACAAAGGATGTCGATTACCATTATCATGATTTTCATAAGATCATCATTTTCCTGAAAGGAAATGTTACCTACATGATTGAGGGGAAAGCTTATAAGTTAAGACCTTGGGATACCCTCATCATCAGTCAAAGTCAAATCCATAAGCCAATCATTGATCCCTCAGAGGATTATGAGCGAATCATTATTTGGTTTAACCCGGAAATGATAGCAGAGCATAATCGTGAGGATGCCAATTTGCTTGAGTGCTTTGAAGTAGCTATGAACAGGGATAACAATCGTCTGCGTTTATTTGAGGAGCAGCTGCGCAAGGTGAAAAGAATCGTAAATGATTTTCTTGAAGAAGAAGATAGTCCGGCTTTTGGCAATGATATCTTGAAACGAACCTTATTAATTCAATTAATCATCCTTTTGAACCGCAGTATACTCGATATTAATCGCAGAAATCCGTCAATTGATGTTCAATTTGACCAAAACATCAATGAAATTGTTACGTATATCAATCAGCACTTGGATGGTGACCTATCCGTTGGACACCTTGCCTCCCTTGTTTTCTTGAGCAAATATCATCTCATGAGAAAATTCAAGGCATATACAGGCTATACACTTCACCAATATATTGTCCAGAAGAGGCTGATGTATGCGAAAGCCTTAATGGCAGAGGGCTTAAGGCTGACTGATGTGTGCCAGTCAGCGGGCTTCAACGATTATTCAGGCTTCGTGCGGGCATTTAAGAAAGAGTTCGGTATCTCACCGCGAGAATATTTGAAAGTCAAAAAGACCGTCTAA
- a CDS encoding dicarboxylate/amino acid:cation symporter has product MKRFLASYKSSLILLGAIIIGGIAGSIIGPDIAVVRPFGDLFLNLLFMIIVPLVFFSITSAIANMSEMKRLGKIMVSIVIVFFITAVISAVLGMAGTTIMNPIGDSDVSAIKEMMTNTEVPDTEDVTLLSQLVNTFTVSDFSELLSRQHILQLIVFSVLVGLATAMAGEKGRPVAQLLTSATEVLMKVVKIIMYYAPIGLGCYFAAIIGELGPQILEGYARSFVLYMIISIIYFFGFFTLYAFIAAGKDGIRAFWMNVLPPSVTAIATCSSAACIPINLDATKKIGVPDDIAETVIPLGANTHKDGSVIGGVLKIVFLFSLFGRDMTSVSSILSILAVSFLVGAVMGAIPGGGMIGEMLILTVFGFSPEVLPLIAVISTIIDIPATLLNSTGNTVCAMLVTRLVEGKNWLKNAMSKTADA; this is encoded by the coding sequence ATGAAACGTTTTCTAGCAAGCTATAAGTCTTCTTTAATCTTGCTCGGCGCTATCATCATCGGCGGAATCGCAGGATCTATTATTGGACCGGATATAGCCGTAGTAAGACCATTCGGGGACTTATTCCTGAACTTATTATTTATGATCATTGTTCCGCTTGTCTTCTTTAGCATCACATCAGCTATTGCTAATATGAGCGAAATGAAGCGTCTCGGCAAAATCATGGTGAGCATTGTCATTGTCTTCTTTATCACAGCTGTCATCTCAGCTGTTCTAGGTATGGCAGGAACTACTATTATGAATCCAATTGGAGATTCTGATGTATCCGCCATCAAAGAAATGATGACAAACACCGAAGTCCCAGACACAGAAGATGTCACCCTGCTCTCACAGCTTGTGAACACTTTTACTGTGAGTGATTTCTCTGAATTGCTGTCTAGACAACATATCCTTCAGCTAATCGTCTTCTCCGTCCTTGTCGGGCTCGCTACTGCCATGGCCGGTGAAAAGGGACGTCCTGTTGCGCAGCTGCTCACTTCTGCAACTGAGGTTCTCATGAAGGTTGTTAAAATCATTATGTACTATGCCCCAATCGGGCTTGGCTGCTATTTCGCGGCGATTATTGGTGAGCTTGGACCGCAAATCCTTGAAGGATACGCACGTTCCTTCGTACTCTATATGATTATATCCATCATCTATTTCTTCGGATTCTTTACACTATATGCTTTCATTGCAGCTGGAAAAGACGGCATACGTGCCTTCTGGATGAATGTTCTTCCTCCATCTGTTACAGCCATTGCTACATGCTCTAGTGCTGCGTGCATTCCGATTAATCTTGATGCGACGAAGAAAATCGGTGTTCCTGATGATATCGCAGAAACGGTCATTCCGCTTGGTGCTAACACGCATAAGGATGGTTCCGTTATCGGTGGTGTGCTGAAAATCGTCTTCTTGTTCAGTCTCTTTGGCCGAGATATGACGAGCGTATCAAGCATTCTCAGTATTCTAGCTGTCTCCTTCCTTGTTGGGGCCGTAATGGGTGCTATCCCAGGTGGCGGCATGATTGGTGAAATGCTGATCTTAACGGTATTCGGCTTCTCGCCAGAAGTATTGCCGCTAATCGCTGTTATCAGTACCATCATTGATATTCCAGCTACCTTGCTTAACTCTACAGGAAACACTGTGTGCGCCATGCTTGTCACACGTCTTGTCGAGGGCAAAAACTGGCTGAAAAACGCCATGAGTAAAACTGCAGATGCATAA